The Elephas maximus indicus isolate mEleMax1 chromosome 19, mEleMax1 primary haplotype, whole genome shotgun sequence genome contains a region encoding:
- the CCL1 gene encoding C-C motif chemokine 1 yields the protein MKLITVALVCLLLAGMWTQAVDSKSMHVSSSNCCYKFMNKSISLKNIQCYKNTSSTCPYDALILKLKKGRESCVLKTVKWVQDNFSKMKLCLPKRV from the exons ATGAAGCTCATCACCGTGGCCCTGGTGTGTCTGCTGTTGGCTGGGATGTGGACTCAAGCCGTGGACAGCAAAAGTA TGCATGTGTCGTCCTCCAACTGCTGCTACAAGTTTATGAACAAAAGTATTTCCCTGAAGAATATCCAGTGTTATAAAAACACCAGCTCCACCTGCCCCTACGATGCCTTAAT ATTGAAGCTGAAGAAGGGCAGAGAGAGCTGTGTATTGAAGACAGTCAAATGGGTCCAGGATAATTTCAGTAAGATGAAACTCTGCCTGCCAAAGAGAGTATGA